In Phycisphaerales bacterium, the following proteins share a genomic window:
- a CDS encoding aminotransferase class V-fold PLP-dependent enzyme, translated as MDNPIWGSDWPQVRANWTLDPEVTFLNHGSFGATPRCVLEVQSALRAEMERQPVLFLDRALRVRLDASLALVGPLLGTDARNLAFVPNATYAINSVVKSLDFQTGDELLILGHGYGAIIKTLQCVADRSGARLVRVPTHFPVESPDELAAPVIAALTERTRFAVIDQITSPTAMIMPVKSIVDACRARGILCMVDGAHAPGMLPIDLDSMAPDFWTGNLHKWVCAPKGAAVLYVRPELRNRVEPVVTSHNFGMKFPEEFFWTGTDDPTAWICAGAAIEFMASLGWPRVRAHNHALARYGRRIVAEMIGGGLPVPDSPEFYAAMAVIEFPAKISFADIEQARDFQNRLYAEYRIEVPMMVIDNRSFIRISAQAYNAPREYERLGEALRAMIG; from the coding sequence ATGGACAATCCGATCTGGGGAAGCGACTGGCCGCAGGTCCGCGCGAACTGGACGCTCGATCCCGAGGTGACGTTTCTGAACCACGGCTCGTTCGGCGCGACGCCGCGCTGCGTGCTCGAAGTGCAGTCGGCCCTGCGCGCGGAGATGGAGCGCCAGCCGGTGCTTTTTCTCGATCGCGCGCTGCGGGTCCGGCTCGACGCGTCGCTCGCGCTCGTGGGCCCCCTGCTGGGAACCGATGCCAGGAACCTCGCCTTTGTGCCCAACGCGACGTACGCGATCAACTCCGTCGTCAAGTCGCTTGACTTTCAAACCGGCGATGAACTGCTCATCCTCGGGCACGGCTACGGCGCCATCATCAAGACGCTGCAATGCGTCGCCGATCGGAGCGGGGCAAGGCTGGTTCGCGTGCCGACTCACTTTCCGGTCGAATCGCCCGATGAGCTCGCAGCGCCGGTGATCGCCGCTCTGACCGAACGCACGCGGTTTGCTGTCATTGATCAGATCACCTCGCCTACGGCGATGATCATGCCGGTGAAGTCGATCGTGGATGCATGCCGCGCGCGAGGCATCCTGTGCATGGTGGATGGCGCGCACGCGCCGGGCATGCTGCCGATCGATCTCGATTCAATGGCGCCCGACTTCTGGACGGGCAATCTTCACAAGTGGGTCTGCGCGCCCAAGGGCGCGGCGGTGCTCTATGTCCGGCCCGAACTGCGCAACCGGGTCGAGCCGGTCGTCACTTCGCACAACTTTGGCATGAAGTTTCCCGAGGAGTTCTTCTGGACCGGCACGGATGACCCCACGGCGTGGATTTGCGCCGGAGCCGCGATCGAGTTCATGGCCTCACTCGGCTGGCCGCGCGTGCGCGCCCACAATCACGCGCTGGCGCGCTACGGCCGGCGCATCGTGGCGGAGATGATCGGCGGAGGCCTGCCCGTGCCGGATTCGCCGGAGTTCTACGCGGCGATGGCGGTTATCGAATTCCCGGCGAAGATCAGCTTCGCCGACATCGAACAGGCCCGCGACTTCCAGAATCGCCTTTACGCGGAGTATCGCATTGAAGTACCGATGATGGTCATCGACAACCGCTCGTTCATCCGCATCTCCGCCCAGGCCTACAACGCGCCGCGCGAATATGAACGGCTCGGCGAGGCGCTCCGCGCGATGATTGGCTAA
- a CDS encoding RidA family protein, with the protein MTADRQLISSGTPWERRVGYSRAVRVGQLVFVSGTIASDESGRIHAPGDAGEQTRYVLAKIGLALAQAGASLADVVRVRVFLVDMADLEAVGRAHQDVFAEIRPANTTVAVSALASSDCRVEIEVDAVIGA; encoded by the coding sequence ATGACCGCCGATCGTCAACTCATTTCATCCGGCACGCCGTGGGAGCGCCGCGTCGGTTACAGCCGGGCCGTCCGCGTGGGTCAACTGGTCTTCGTTTCGGGCACGATTGCTTCTGATGAATCGGGCCGGATTCACGCTCCCGGAGACGCCGGCGAGCAGACGCGGTACGTGCTGGCCAAAATTGGCCTCGCGCTGGCGCAGGCCGGCGCCTCACTGGCCGACGTGGTGCGCGTGCGCGTGTTCCTCGTCGATATGGCGGATCTCGAAGCAGTCGGCCGGGCCCACCAGGACGTGTTCGCCGAGATCCGGCCCGCGAACACAACTGTGGCGGTCAGCGCCCTGGCCTCATCCGACTGCCGCGTTGAAATCGAAGTCGATGCGGTCATCGGCGCCTGA
- a CDS encoding RNA polymerase sigma factor — MDEALDTTLDLASRGDQSAWRAIVDRYAPRVYGLLKSQCGDAELAEEIAQSVFCTVAAKLTGNTGYVEQGKFEAWIFRIAVNRLRDDIRRRRRQATAVEQSALDERAAPSRNGFVPRDDDEHVALRGAIERLSAADRQIIEYRYIGGLSFKQMAELLDEPLGTVLARQHRALRKLRDLLEHSPEDQTTPRPARKAGTS, encoded by the coding sequence ATGGACGAGGCGCTGGACACCACCCTGGACTTGGCCTCGCGCGGTGACCAGAGCGCCTGGCGGGCAATCGTTGACCGGTACGCGCCTCGCGTCTACGGCCTTCTCAAGTCGCAGTGCGGCGACGCGGAACTGGCGGAGGAAATCGCCCAGAGCGTCTTCTGCACCGTGGCGGCGAAGTTGACGGGAAACACCGGCTATGTCGAGCAGGGCAAGTTTGAAGCATGGATCTTCCGCATCGCGGTCAATCGGCTGCGCGATGACATCCGCCGGCGCCGCAGGCAGGCGACCGCGGTCGAGCAGTCCGCCCTTGACGAGCGGGCCGCGCCCTCGCGCAACGGCTTTGTTCCGCGCGACGACGACGAGCACGTCGCCCTGCGAGGGGCCATCGAGCGACTCTCGGCGGCTGACCGGCAGATCATCGAGTACCGCTACATCGGCGGGCTCAGTTTCAAGCAGATGGCCGAACTGCTCGACGAGCCGCTGGGCACCGTGCTCGCCCGTCAGCACCGCGCGTTGCGAAAGCTCCGCGATCTGCTCGAACACTCGCCGGAAGATCAGACTACACCCCGACCTGCCCGAAAGGCGGGAACATCATGA
- a CDS encoding tRNA-dihydrouridine synthase, whose product MTEAFKVDSRIRAVLPTMDAPFFQAGLAGYSDAAMRIIARRHGAPYCITEALLDRILLAGGKGLAKADLDVLADNVPGSAEDHPLAGQIIGTEPGEMAAAGALLAGMGYEVIDVNLACPVRKIARKCRGGHFLAHPEDAIDVLKAVRDAVPSHIPTTVKLRRGSDDSTEAAANFERIFNALYELGYSWATVHGRTVVQKYNGPSRWAFLRDLTARHPDKVIFGSGDIWTAADIFRMIEETGIKAVSVARGCIGNPWIFRQARQIMGGQEPTEPTLDEQREVLLEHFSLSVAEHGEAMAGKLMRKFGIKFSDHHPQPEAVKNEFIKVHTIADWRAVLDRWYAPIAVEV is encoded by the coding sequence ATGACCGAGGCCTTCAAAGTCGATTCTCGCATTCGCGCCGTGCTGCCCACGATGGATGCACCGTTCTTCCAGGCGGGCCTGGCGGGGTATTCCGACGCGGCGATGCGCATCATCGCCCGCCGCCACGGCGCCCCCTACTGCATCACCGAGGCCCTTCTTGATCGCATCCTGCTCGCTGGCGGCAAGGGACTGGCCAAGGCCGATCTTGATGTGCTCGCCGATAACGTGCCGGGCAGCGCCGAGGATCACCCGCTGGCGGGCCAGATCATCGGCACCGAGCCCGGCGAGATGGCCGCGGCGGGCGCGCTGCTGGCGGGCATGGGTTACGAAGTCATCGACGTCAACCTGGCCTGCCCGGTGCGCAAGATTGCGCGCAAGTGCCGAGGCGGCCACTTTCTTGCCCATCCTGAAGATGCCATCGACGTGCTCAAGGCGGTGCGCGATGCGGTCCCGAGCCACATCCCGACCACTGTCAAACTCCGGCGCGGTTCAGATGATTCAACCGAAGCGGCCGCCAATTTCGAGCGCATCTTCAATGCGCTCTACGAACTCGGCTATTCATGGGCCACCGTGCACGGCCGCACCGTCGTGCAGAAGTACAACGGCCCGAGCCGCTGGGCGTTCCTGCGCGATCTCACGGCTCGCCATCCCGACAAGGTTATCTTCGGCTCGGGCGACATATGGACCGCCGCCGACATCTTCCGCATGATCGAGGAGACGGGCATCAAGGCCGTGAGCGTCGCGCGCGGGTGCATCGGCAACCCGTGGATCTTCCGTCAGGCGCGCCAGATCATGGGCGGGCAGGAGCCGACGGAGCCCACGCTCGACGAGCAGCGCGAAGTCCTGCTTGAACATTTCTCGCTGTCGGTGGCCGAACACGGCGAGGCCATGGCGGGCAAACTCATGCGCAAGTTCGGCATCAAGTTCAGCGACCACCACCCGCAACCCGAGGCAGTGAAGAACGAGTTCATCAAGGTGCACACAATCGCCGACTGGCGGGCGGTGCTGGACCGGTGGTATGCGCCGATCGCCGTCGAGGTATGA
- a CDS encoding cytochrome C oxidase subunit IV family protein: MTTATAASIPSHAAGHSHHPNYVAIFIWLVILTFIEVSIPELVHIKGVGHDRLTPSVLAPDAYQEEGVDEAVKDAAAAMAPSERFQTAGWAMRIGVLAVLALIKAALVGAYFMHLRFDGWKLNAILAVPTALFVFIIIMLTPDVAWQWPKLY; this comes from the coding sequence ATGACGACCGCCACTGCCGCATCCATCCCGAGCCACGCCGCCGGGCACAGCCATCACCCGAACTACGTCGCCATCTTCATCTGGCTGGTGATTCTCACCTTCATCGAGGTGAGCATCCCGGAACTGGTGCACATCAAGGGAGTGGGCCACGATCGCCTCACGCCGTCGGTGCTGGCGCCGGATGCGTACCAGGAAGAGGGCGTGGACGAGGCCGTGAAAGACGCGGCGGCCGCCATGGCGCCGAGCGAGCGATTCCAGACCGCCGGCTGGGCGATGCGCATCGGCGTGCTTGCCGTGCTCGCTCTCATCAAAGCAGCGCTCGTCGGCGCGTACTTTATGCACCTGCGCTTCGATGGCTGGAAGTTGAACGCGATCCTCGCGGTCCCGACGGCCCTGTTCGTGTTCATCATCATTATGCTCACGCCGGATGTCGCGTGGCAGTGGCCGAAACTCTACTGA
- a CDS encoding flippase-like domain-containing protein — MTQSPSQPEAAETEQAPTAASRRRTGLKITGFIVGIGLLAWIIYDALREQQFAGLANATWQQYAALVGCTIVSVVANGGIFWAIIHPVARVPLWDIQAVNAGVNLLNYAPVRLGMPARLAHHRRVDGLPYSILIGWYAALACLMFMTLGCVLVATLLRPQVDAWWLGLLAGLLATGCAACVYVGSHRLLAGRWQGASGMIASPRWVVLAVLLRLVDMTAYGGRLYVAVTILGVDLSLRDGVYLTVISMVSTLAPIGSVGFREFAVAKLGSMLLADPSLTGHLDAAVLLDRAGEVVVFIPLGIAALVWMARRWRLAGRDS, encoded by the coding sequence GTGACGCAATCGCCCTCGCAGCCTGAAGCGGCGGAGACCGAGCAGGCGCCCACTGCGGCATCGCGGCGGCGGACGGGGCTCAAGATCACCGGCTTTATCGTCGGCATCGGACTGCTCGCATGGATCATCTACGACGCCCTCCGCGAACAGCAGTTCGCCGGCCTGGCGAACGCGACTTGGCAGCAATACGCGGCTCTGGTCGGCTGCACGATTGTCAGCGTCGTGGCCAACGGCGGCATCTTCTGGGCCATCATCCACCCGGTCGCGCGCGTCCCGCTGTGGGACATCCAGGCGGTGAATGCGGGCGTGAACCTGCTCAACTATGCCCCGGTGCGCCTGGGCATGCCCGCCCGCCTGGCGCACCATCGCCGGGTGGATGGATTGCCCTACTCAATACTGATCGGCTGGTACGCCGCCCTCGCCTGCCTCATGTTCATGACGCTCGGCTGCGTGCTCGTGGCAACGCTGCTCCGGCCGCAGGTGGACGCGTGGTGGCTGGGGCTGCTGGCGGGGCTGCTCGCCACGGGTTGTGCCGCATGCGTGTACGTCGGCTCGCATCGACTGCTGGCGGGGCGCTGGCAGGGCGCTTCGGGGATGATCGCTTCGCCGCGCTGGGTCGTGCTCGCCGTGCTGCTGCGCCTGGTGGACATGACGGCTTACGGCGGGCGGCTGTACGTCGCCGTGACGATTCTTGGCGTGGATCTGAGTCTGCGCGACGGCGTTTACCTCACTGTCATCAGCATGGTCTCGACGCTGGCGCCGATCGGAAGCGTGGGTTTTCGTGAATTCGCGGTGGCCAAACTGGGCTCGATGCTGCTGGCCGATCCATCACTCACCGGCCATCTCGATGCGGCGGTGCTGCTCGATCGGGCCGGCGAGGTCGTGGTGTTCATTCCACTGGGCATCGCGGCGCTCGTGTGGATGGCGCGGCGCTGGCGACTGGCCGGCCGCGATTCCTGA
- a CDS encoding glycosyltransferase family 2 protein — translation MPRLYIVIPVYNEQATLLECVSRVEAAALRPEWERRLVFIDDASTDDTPALLRSFAERHTIRTQPRNRGKGAAIRTGFAAVLGESAEADAVIVQDADLEYNPADYERLLEPIVQGRSRIVFGTRFGPHYEPATFRLRLHALGNRLLTELSNWRTGLHLTDMECGYKVFAAPVLAHILPMLREDRFGIEPEITAAAAAINERIEEVPVSYHPRSVGEGKKIKWSDGMAALRVIRRGTRRDAEHGS, via the coding sequence TTGCCCCGGCTGTACATCGTCATTCCGGTCTACAACGAACAAGCGACGCTGCTGGAGTGCGTGAGCCGCGTGGAAGCCGCTGCGCTTCGGCCAGAATGGGAGCGGCGACTCGTATTCATTGATGACGCTTCGACGGATGACACACCGGCCCTGCTGCGATCATTCGCCGAGCGCCACACGATCCGCACGCAGCCGCGCAATCGCGGCAAGGGCGCGGCCATCCGCACCGGCTTTGCCGCGGTGCTCGGAGAGTCCGCCGAAGCTGATGCCGTCATCGTTCAGGACGCCGATCTGGAATACAACCCGGCCGACTACGAGCGCCTGCTCGAACCGATCGTCCAGGGCCGCAGCCGAATCGTCTTCGGCACGCGCTTCGGCCCCCACTACGAACCCGCGACCTTTCGCCTGCGGCTGCACGCGCTGGGCAATCGACTGCTGACCGAACTCTCCAACTGGCGCACGGGTCTGCACCTGACCGACATGGAGTGCGGTTATAAAGTCTTCGCCGCTCCCGTGCTTGCCCACATTTTGCCGATGCTCAGGGAGGACCGCTTCGGCATCGAGCCGGAGATCACGGCGGCCGCAGCGGCCATCAACGAACGCATCGAGGAGGTGCCGGTGTCGTACCACCCACGAAGCGTCGGAGAGGGCAAGAAGATCAAATGGTCCGATGGCATGGCCGCGCTGCGCGTCATCCGCCGGGGCACACGACGTGATGCGGAACACGGCTCGTGA
- a CDS encoding ABC transporter ATP-binding protein: MEQPLLEVADLAVSFDNGQAPRVQAVNGVHLSIYGNQTLAVVGESGCGKSVTAMTTLQLIPSPPGRIDRGAILFGGRDLLSLTPREMREVRGAQIAMIFQEPMTSLNPVYTIGDQIIEAVLLHQRVGRAEARDIAARALTDVGMKDAARRLRQYPHQFSGGMRQRVMIAMALACQPRLLLADEPTTALDVTIQAQILDLLDDLKRSRHMAMMLISHNLGVVAENSDVVCVMYAGRVVEYASVNELFANPLHPYTRGLLRSIPRLGERHETLVTIREVIDDPEQFKRLGQGVRPWWPEHDPPDDMVRRPGHDPFRLHEIAPEHWVGCWNTEAIAGQPLRRPNVAFRRDATAAAGESAAAEASS, encoded by the coding sequence ATGGAGCAGCCGCTGCTGGAAGTGGCCGACCTGGCGGTCTCTTTCGACAATGGTCAGGCGCCGCGCGTGCAGGCGGTCAACGGCGTGCATCTGAGCATCTATGGGAACCAGACGCTGGCGGTGGTGGGGGAGTCGGGCTGCGGTAAATCGGTGACGGCCATGACCACGCTGCAGCTGATCCCGTCTCCGCCCGGCCGCATCGATCGCGGAGCGATCCTGTTCGGCGGTCGCGACCTGCTGAGCCTCACGCCGCGCGAGATGCGCGAAGTGCGCGGGGCGCAGATTGCGATGATTTTCCAGGAGCCGATGACGAGCCTCAATCCCGTCTATACGATCGGCGATCAGATCATCGAGGCGGTGCTGCTGCACCAGCGGGTGGGCCGAGCCGAGGCGCGCGACATCGCGGCTCGAGCCCTGACCGACGTGGGGATGAAGGATGCCGCGCGGCGGCTGCGGCAGTATCCGCACCAGTTCTCGGGCGGAATGCGCCAGCGCGTCATGATCGCCATGGCGCTGGCGTGTCAGCCCAGGCTGCTCCTTGCCGATGAGCCGACCACGGCGCTCGACGTGACGATTCAGGCACAGATTCTCGATCTGCTCGACGACCTCAAGCGCTCGCGCCACATGGCCATGATGCTCATCAGCCACAATCTGGGCGTGGTGGCGGAAAACAGTGACGTCGTCTGCGTCATGTACGCCGGCCGCGTCGTGGAGTACGCGAGTGTGAATGAACTCTTCGCCAATCCGCTCCATCCGTATACGCGCGGGCTGCTGCGATCGATCCCAAGGCTCGGCGAGCGCCACGAGACGCTCGTGACCATTCGCGAAGTCATCGACGACCCCGAGCAGTTCAAGCGGCTGGGCCAGGGCGTGCGGCCGTGGTGGCCTGAGCACGATCCGCCCGACGACATGGTGCGCCGGCCCGGTCACGACCCATTTCGGCTGCACGAAATCGCGCCGGAGCACTGGGTCGGCTGCTGGAACACGGAGGCGATTGCCGGGCAGCCCCTGCGCCGGCCCAACGTCGCGTTCCGGCGCGACGCGACTGCGGCGGCGGGCGAGTCGGCGGCTGCGGAAGCGTCGTCCTGA
- a CDS encoding ABC transporter permease, whose protein sequence is MGLNRSAVVGGVARRTGLRLWIVGALVLTVIAGACIGSLPYTLGAGSDPLDPAGRSRPRYDVQSLDVNLLPPGWSGLDDEDQAKYEAYAQRAQAAAQAADAPVRVPRFWLGSDMLGRDFLTRLLLGGAVSLGIGVAAAAISVFIGTLWGMIAGYVGGKTDAVMMRIVDVLYGLPYVLLVVLLAVGVDGLVEKVQMRIIEQQAEAAAAGRPLGESVWLDFIQEHGALINVITLLIAIGGVSWLTMARVIRGQVLSLKAQPFMEACRAIGVPTRVQFTRHLLPNLLGPIIVYATLTVPQAILQESFLSFLGIGIQAPLPSWGNLAAEGLTQLNPVESRWWLLLFPCLLLALTLLALNFIGEGLREAFDPKQRTLPQA, encoded by the coding sequence ATGGGTCTGAACCGATCAGCAGTTGTCGGCGGCGTGGCGCGGCGCACGGGATTGCGCCTGTGGATCGTCGGCGCACTGGTGTTGACGGTCATCGCCGGCGCGTGCATCGGCTCACTCCCATACACGCTCGGCGCCGGCAGCGACCCACTGGACCCGGCAGGGCGATCGCGCCCGCGATACGACGTGCAGTCGCTGGATGTGAACCTCCTGCCGCCCGGCTGGAGCGGCCTTGACGACGAGGACCAGGCGAAGTACGAGGCGTACGCGCAGCGCGCACAGGCCGCGGCGCAGGCCGCTGACGCGCCGGTCCGCGTGCCTCGATTCTGGCTGGGCTCGGACATGCTCGGGCGCGATTTTCTCACGCGTTTGCTGCTCGGCGGCGCGGTGAGCCTGGGCATCGGCGTGGCGGCCGCGGCCATCTCCGTCTTCATCGGCACGCTCTGGGGGATGATCGCCGGCTACGTCGGAGGCAAGACCGACGCCGTCATGATGCGCATCGTTGATGTGCTCTATGGCCTGCCGTACGTGCTGCTCGTTGTTCTGCTGGCGGTGGGCGTGGATGGACTCGTCGAGAAGGTGCAGATGCGCATCATCGAGCAGCAGGCGGAGGCTGCGGCTGCGGGCCGGCCGCTTGGCGAGTCGGTATGGCTCGACTTCATCCAGGAGCACGGCGCGCTCATCAACGTTATCACGCTGCTCATTGCCATCGGCGGCGTCAGTTGGCTTACCATGGCCCGAGTCATTCGCGGCCAGGTGCTCAGCCTCAAGGCGCAGCCCTTCATGGAAGCGTGCCGCGCCATCGGCGTGCCGACGCGCGTTCAGTTCACGCGCCATCTGCTGCCCAACCTGCTCGGCCCAATCATCGTGTACGCGACGCTCACCGTGCCGCAGGCGATATTGCAGGAATCGTTCCTCTCGTTCCTGGGCATCGGCATCCAGGCGCCGCTGCCGAGTTGGGGCAATCTCGCGGCCGAAGGCCTCACGCAACTCAACCCGGTCGAATCGCGCTGGTGGCTGCTGCTGTTTCCCTGCCTGCTGCTTGCGTTGACGCTGCTGGCGCTGAACTTCATCGGCGAAGGGTTGCGCGAAGCGTTTGACCCGAAACAACGAACCCTGCCCCAGGCCTGA
- a CDS encoding DUF456 domain-containing protein, with product MYWLLAICLSLIGLLGPALTVIGLPGTWLLIALALIAQWIRPDTFNWWTLGACLVLAIVGEIVEFAAGAVGTRTGGGTRTASLGALIGGIVGAIAGAAFPPVIGAIIWGVVGAGVGAVIGEFTSGNRHWRSHLAIGSAAATGKAVGTVIKSALALLIYLVLVIAAFAP from the coding sequence GTGTACTGGCTGCTCGCCATCTGCCTGAGCCTGATCGGCCTGCTCGGCCCGGCGCTCACCGTGATCGGCCTGCCCGGCACATGGTTGCTCATTGCCCTGGCCCTCATCGCGCAGTGGATCCGGCCTGACACATTCAACTGGTGGACGCTCGGGGCCTGCCTCGTGCTGGCGATCGTGGGCGAGATAGTCGAGTTCGCCGCCGGCGCCGTCGGAACCCGAACCGGGGGCGGCACGCGCACCGCGAGCCTGGGCGCACTCATCGGCGGCATCGTGGGCGCCATTGCCGGCGCCGCATTCCCGCCGGTCATCGGCGCCATCATCTGGGGCGTGGTCGGTGCGGGCGTCGGCGCGGTGATCGGCGAGTTCACCTCCGGCAACAGACACTGGCGATCCCATCTGGCCATCGGCAGCGCCGCGGCAACGGGCAAAGCCGTCGGCACGGTCATCAAGTCTGCCCTGGCGCTGCTCATCTACCTCGTCCTCGTGATCGCAGCATTCGCGCCGTGA
- a CDS encoding ABC transporter permease subunit, translating into MLNPMLLKELKVSSRRKRTYFLRAAYLLVLVAALLLTWWIVIQESMTGATAELLQRQGQTGQALSLTLGWIQLIALVLIAPMLTGSCVSDEIEDRSIDVLLITPLSAGQIIVGKLLSRFAYVCLLVLLSAPLLLAMRTYGGFTLEQLIKLESLSLTTALLGSSLAILLSCWEARGWRAVAMAYFWMALWWLALPLLIVGVWFIVISLIQRIAPWMPLGLWIFDWEAYPFLMLHNNPFMVMWLLTFEAMAGPVVPWPTDLAFITTNAINVMTSAALVSLAVPLLRRTARKRIAATESLGRSWFVRLLRPRRKAPVAAVGPSIAADEPATAQAAAHPAHAAEANLDVPRVWENPVLWREMRFAVLRRPIVSACVALLLLGLLFWYNVKAYMHMEADMVLPLLWIAVIAQLVIACVVSPTTIASEKQARSWEVLLCAPVRPMTILWSKAAGALKLALLPLAALLLESLYYSTRHSVLLAVALHVALIATAFSILLACTGVLLSMFMKRSMTAMATNLALAITLWGGLPAIVGIFAGLSGGSNQFEEMFGVMMTVNPFYWLAVVTDHLVSSSYGGDATYELPFWDTHLRLADFTAVVIFVSVVVSAAGLGLLYAGSTWFNRIAGRAS; encoded by the coding sequence GTGCTCAATCCCATGCTGCTCAAGGAACTCAAGGTCTCCTCGCGGCGCAAACGGACGTACTTCCTAAGGGCGGCCTATTTGCTGGTGCTCGTCGCGGCCCTGCTGCTCACCTGGTGGATCGTGATTCAGGAGTCGATGACCGGCGCGACGGCGGAACTGCTCCAGCGCCAGGGGCAGACCGGCCAGGCGCTCTCGCTCACCCTCGGCTGGATCCAATTGATCGCGCTCGTGCTCATCGCGCCCATGCTCACCGGCTCGTGCGTAAGCGATGAGATCGAAGACCGGTCGATCGACGTGCTGCTCATCACGCCGCTGAGCGCGGGGCAGATCATCGTGGGCAAACTGCTCAGCCGGTTCGCCTACGTCTGCCTGCTCGTGCTGCTGTCGGCGCCGCTGCTGCTGGCGATGCGCACCTACGGCGGCTTCACGCTCGAACAACTGATCAAACTCGAATCACTCTCGCTGACGACCGCGCTGCTCGGCTCATCGCTGGCCATTCTGCTCTCGTGCTGGGAAGCGCGCGGCTGGCGTGCGGTGGCGATGGCCTACTTCTGGATGGCGCTGTGGTGGCTGGCGCTGCCGCTGCTGATCGTCGGCGTGTGGTTCATCGTAATCTCCCTGATTCAGCGCATCGCGCCATGGATGCCCCTGGGCCTGTGGATCTTCGACTGGGAGGCTTACCCCTTCCTGATGCTGCACAACAACCCGTTCATGGTGATGTGGCTGCTCACCTTTGAAGCCATGGCCGGCCCCGTCGTCCCCTGGCCCACCGATCTGGCGTTTATCACGACCAACGCGATCAACGTCATGACGTCGGCAGCGCTGGTGTCGCTGGCCGTGCCGCTGCTGCGGCGCACGGCCAGGAAGCGCATCGCCGCCACGGAATCGCTCGGCCGATCGTGGTTCGTTCGATTGCTGCGGCCACGGCGCAAAGCGCCCGTGGCGGCCGTCGGGCCGTCGATCGCCGCTGACGAGCCGGCGACGGCCCAGGCGGCCGCCCACCCCGCACACGCCGCGGAGGCGAATCTCGACGTGCCGCGCGTCTGGGAGAATCCGGTCCTGTGGCGCGAGATGCGCTTTGCAGTGCTGCGCCGGCCGATCGTGAGCGCCTGCGTGGCGCTGCTGCTGCTGGGGCTGCTTTTCTGGTACAACGTCAAGGCGTACATGCACATGGAAGCGGACATGGTGCTGCCACTGCTGTGGATCGCCGTCATCGCCCAACTCGTGATCGCCTGCGTCGTCAGTCCCACCACGATCGCCTCAGAAAAGCAGGCGCGCTCGTGGGAGGTGTTGCTTTGCGCGCCGGTGCGGCCGATGACCATCCTCTGGAGCAAGGCGGCAGGCGCGCTGAAACTGGCGCTTCTGCCGCTCGCCGCGCTCCTGCTCGAATCGCTCTACTACTCGACCCGGCACTCGGTGCTGCTCGCGGTGGCGCTGCACGTGGCGCTGATCGCCACGGCCTTTTCGATCCTGCTGGCCTGCACCGGCGTGCTGCTGAGCATGTTCATGAAGCGCAGCATGACGGCCATGGCGACCAACCTCGCCCTGGCGATTACGCTCTGGGGCGGCCTGCCGGCGATTGTGGGAATCTTCGCCGGCCTGAGCGGCGGCTCGAATCAGTTCGAAGAGATGTTCGGCGTGATGATGACCGTCAACCCGTTCTACTGGCTCGCGGTCGTCACCGACCATCTCGTCTCGTCGTCCTACGGCGGCGATGCGACATACGAACTGCCGTTCTGGGACACGCACCTGCGGCTGGCGGACTTCACCGCCGTGGTGATCTTCGTCTCGGTGGTTGTGAGCGCAGCTGGGCTGGGCCTGCTTTATGCAGGCTCGACCTGGTTCAACCGCATCGCGGGCCGGGCGAGTTAA